From Geotalea uraniireducens Rf4:
GCCCGGGATTCAGGGCCAAAGGGGGTGAGGAAACGTCGTCTTGCAGATAATTGGTATTTACCTTGGCAAGACGAACAGCAGCAATACTGTTATTATCCGACAAGATCGCATTCATGAAATACTTGTCGGCAAAGGCGGTCCATAAAATGTTTTTATCGTACTGCTTTGGCCCTTTACTAAAATCTGCCACCTTTTCAGTATTGATCTTATCGTCTGCCAAGGTGACAGGTCCGTACACCTCAAATCTGCCGTCACCAGGCTTTGCCTCGATGCGGTTATTGCCTATCAGGTGCAAAGAACCGTCAAACTTGGTGGGACTGTTATTGAGCAGTTCCTGATGCAAATCGATACGATAATCATTACCAGTAAAGATATAGGATTTTTTAAAGACAATCCCTGTCGGAGAAGTAGATGTAAACTCCAGTGTGCCTTTTTCATTTCCGGCTAATTTGAGGCCATTGGAAATACTATTATATACAACCGTCGGCTCAATACCGAAACTCTTTCCTTCAGTAAGGAGCGAGAATTTTTCTGCCGCCTCTTCGTTGACGAGCACAACTTCACGACCACCGGGGCCGGAGGTTTCCTTGTAACGCTTCAGAACCAGTTTTTTAAGCCCTGCCCCCCTGGTGGAAAAAACAGCCGTAAATAAATCGGTTTCAACAACTAGGTCGCGGACAGATACGTTTCCCTGCTGCATTATTGCAGGAAGAACGGATGTGGAAGAAACAGCCTGGACAGGAGCCGTTTGCGACTGAGGAACAGGCCCGGGCTTAACCACATCTTTTTTCTGCGGCGGTGGGAAAATCATCGAGTAAGCATACAAAACCGCTATCGATAGAATAACGGCAATAACAACTCTCTTTTCCATAAATGCTCCTAATAAACCGGTTATTTTACAGGATCGTAGCCACCCGGATGAAAGGGGTGACATTTCATAA
This genomic window contains:
- the yidC gene encoding membrane protein insertase YidC, whose translation is MEKRVVIAVILSIAVLYAYSMIFPPPQKKDVVKPGPVPQSQTAPVQAVSSTSVLPAIMQQGNVSVRDLVVETDLFTAVFSTRGAGLKKLVLKRYKETSGPGGREVVLVNEEAAEKFSLLTEGKSFGIEPTVVYNSISNGLKLAGNEKGTLEFTSTSPTGIVFKKSYIFTGNDYRIDLHQELLNNSPTKFDGSLHLIGNNRIEAKPGDGRFEVYGPVTLADDKINTEKVADFSKGPKQYDKNILWTAFADKYFMNAILSDNNSIAAVRLAKVNTNYLQDDVSSPPLALNPGQSAAVNYRIFYGPKDLEILKGQGSRLEEAIDFGWFSALAKPLLRTLKFFYSYTHNYGIAIIIITVILKLLFFPLTHKSYKSMKEMQKLQPKMAELKEKFKNDRDAMNRAVMDLYKTHKVNPMGGCLPMIVQIPVFFALYKALMFSIELRHAPFMLWIMDLSAKDPYYVTPVIMGVTMFVQQKMTPSNMDPVQAKMMLALPVVFTFMFLNFPSGLVLYWLVNNILTIAQQTYINKSLPS